One Salmo salar chromosome ssa01, Ssal_v3.1, whole genome shotgun sequence DNA window includes the following coding sequences:
- the LOC106609527 gene encoding mitochondrial import receptor subunit TOM22 homolog: MAGIEELSPAVGPVDTRPPEGEIDEDEDEELDETFIERLWGLTEMFPDTLRSAAEVTISSSVTMAKKLYSFSRAALWVGTTSFMILVLPVVFETERLQLEQQQLQQQRQILLGPNAGMSGGMPGMMPPAPVKM; encoded by the exons ATGGCTGGAATCGAAGAGCTATCACCGGCTGTGGGCCCAGTCGATACCCGGCCCCCAGAAGGCGAGATCGACGAAGATGAAGATGAGGAG CTGGATGAGACTTTTATTGAGAGGCTGTGGGGTTTGACTGAGATGTTCCCTGATACACTGCGTTCTGCGGCTGAGGTGACCATATCAAGCTCAGTCACGATGGCCAAGAAGCTGTACAG TTTCTCCCGCGCTGCCCTGTGGGTGGGCACTACCTCGTTCATGATCCTGGTTCTTCCGGTGGTGTTTGAGACTGAGAGACTAcagctggagcagcagcagctacaGCAGCAGAGACAG ATCCTGTTGGGACCCAACGCAGGGATGTCAGGTGGGATGCCAGGGATGATGCCTCCCGCTCCAGTGAAAATGTGA